A stretch of the Drosophila yakuba strain Tai18E2 unplaced genomic scaffold, Prin_Dyak_Tai18E2_2.1 Segkk2_quiver_pilon_scaf, whole genome shotgun sequence genome encodes the following:
- the LOC26536353 gene encoding ARL14 effector protein, with translation MRSYVDPDYSIGRNLRQRHRKKGVSNEYSHHLDTENKKKGRKKCQNGAYDEYGNIRFNGLDICDCMNQECDGCWYKCRGCGSTRCGPQCRSNRKLFYEDITYDGKDLNIQNKYIPK, from the exons ATGAGGTCTTATGTAGATCCAGATTATTCTATAGGTCGCAACTTGCGGCAGAGACATAGAAAAAAAGGAGTATCTAACGAGTATTCACATCATTTGGAtaccgaaaataaaaaaaagggcagAAAGAAATGTCAAAATGGAGCATATGATGAATACGGAAATATTCGCTTCAACGGTCTGGACATTT GCGACTGTATGAATCAAGAATGTGATGGTTGCTGGTATAAGTGCCGAGGTTGTGGCTCAACCAGGTGTGGTCCTCAATGTCGCTCAAATCGAAAGCTTTTTTATGAGGACATTACATATGACGGAAaagatttaaatattcaaaataaatatattccaaAATAA